A genomic window from Streptomyces broussonetiae includes:
- a CDS encoding SDR family oxidoreductase, which produces MKNTRVVVTGAARDFGRTLAVRFAALGAEVYLSARSLEAAQATRDEIVALGYDKVHAFSCDLAEPASVRAFAEQVGRLTDRVDIVLNNGAGWLEGFDLDAATDDEITATIASGGTGTVLMAKHFLPLLRGSERPDIVNMISMAASRRSDPCGGNPAFYAAKGAQANFAEILSQRLRPEGVRVISLYPPDFRNVDPLGPEWETTDRRAGADLTAQSLIDCILFAVSQPRDCFIRSFDFEPPSNASKE; this is translated from the coding sequence ATGAAGAACACACGTGTTGTCGTCACCGGCGCGGCCCGTGACTTCGGTCGTACCCTGGCCGTCCGTTTCGCCGCGCTGGGGGCCGAGGTCTATCTGTCCGCCCGTAGCCTGGAGGCGGCGCAGGCCACCCGCGACGAGATCGTCGCGCTGGGGTACGACAAGGTCCACGCCTTCTCCTGCGACCTGGCCGAGCCCGCCTCGGTGAGGGCCTTCGCCGAGCAGGTCGGCAGACTCACGGACCGGGTGGACATCGTCCTCAACAACGGCGCCGGGTGGCTCGAGGGCTTCGACCTCGACGCCGCCACCGACGACGAGATCACGGCGACCATCGCGTCCGGCGGCACGGGGACCGTCCTGATGGCAAAGCACTTCCTGCCGCTGCTGCGCGGGTCGGAACGGCCCGACATCGTCAACATGATCTCGATGGCGGCCTCCAGACGCAGCGACCCGTGCGGGGGCAACCCGGCCTTCTACGCCGCCAAGGGGGCACAGGCGAACTTCGCCGAGATCCTGTCCCAGCGGCTGCGGCCGGAGGGCGTGCGAGTGATCTCGCTGTACCCGCCGGACTTCAGGAACGTGGATCCGTTGGGCCCGGAGTGGGAGACCACCGACCGCCGGGCCGGGGCGGACCTCACCGCGCAGTCGCTGATCGACTGCATCCTGTTCGCCGTGAGCCAGCCCAGGGACTGTTTCATCCGCTCCTTCGACTTCGAGCCGCCGTCCAACGCCTCCAAGGAATAG
- a CDS encoding HAD hydrolase-like protein — protein MDRVGLTVLDCTLRDGGYYTNWNFDTALVEEYLAACPGLGIDVVELGYVRLTKDGFGPYGQLPEGLTPNLRKALPEDHELRFAVMVDAADLVGPPPAEVGGLLREKLAPGSLPVELVRVAVRYDKAADVTDAVGSLREAGYGVCLNLMQIDLASADELSACLGAVVAMGPLEAVYMADSLGSLRPERTAELVELFRTGQDAPVGIHAHDNQGFALHNTVVAAQSGALWLDGTVYGMGRGAGNTRIEQLLPVLGEGPDRLQPLMELIVRHFHPLMDRYRWGPSGLYAIAGMRDIHPTYVQRIEETASLGAEEKLRAIGFLAQASSAGFSAALLDEALARASGERLADVLARYPVVVFDLDGVLVDSNELKVECVRAAFAGFPGNLVERFTDEFRRTFGRSRREHFVAFHRMSVEHGLASPDFEAFYDQHAGAYADQLARRYPEAPLCAHAAETVQGLAARDIPLYVATGTLGDEAVKVLDAGGLLGAFRAVLGGEEPKSRRLAEILRQAGADARDVVLVGDSRQDVLAADELGIDFLLVTRYGFFPPDQVLRDRPGRPARIVTDLRPNAPVRVLTGLDG, from the coding sequence GTGGACCGCGTCGGGTTGACCGTTCTCGACTGCACGCTACGTGACGGCGGCTATTACACCAACTGGAACTTCGACACCGCTCTCGTCGAGGAGTATCTGGCCGCCTGCCCGGGGCTCGGCATCGACGTGGTGGAGCTGGGCTACGTCCGCTTGACCAAGGACGGGTTCGGGCCGTACGGACAGCTGCCCGAAGGGCTGACCCCCAACCTGCGGAAGGCCCTGCCCGAGGACCACGAGCTGCGTTTCGCGGTGATGGTGGACGCCGCCGACCTCGTCGGTCCGCCCCCGGCGGAAGTGGGCGGACTGCTCAGGGAGAAGCTGGCCCCCGGCTCACTGCCCGTGGAACTCGTGCGGGTCGCGGTGCGCTACGACAAGGCGGCCGACGTCACGGACGCGGTCGGCTCGCTCCGCGAGGCCGGGTACGGGGTCTGCCTCAACCTCATGCAGATCGACCTCGCATCCGCCGACGAACTCTCCGCCTGCCTGGGCGCCGTGGTCGCGATGGGCCCGCTCGAGGCGGTCTACATGGCCGACTCGCTGGGGTCCCTGCGGCCGGAGCGCACCGCCGAGCTGGTCGAGCTGTTCCGTACCGGACAGGACGCCCCGGTCGGCATCCACGCCCACGACAACCAGGGCTTCGCCCTGCACAACACGGTCGTCGCGGCACAGAGCGGTGCCCTGTGGCTGGACGGCACCGTGTACGGGATGGGGCGCGGCGCGGGCAACACCCGCATCGAGCAACTGCTCCCCGTGCTGGGCGAGGGCCCGGACCGGCTACAGCCGCTGATGGAACTCATCGTGCGGCACTTCCACCCACTGATGGACAGGTATCGCTGGGGCCCCAGCGGCCTGTACGCGATCGCGGGTATGCGCGACATCCACCCCACCTATGTCCAACGCATCGAGGAAACCGCCTCGTTGGGGGCCGAGGAGAAGCTGAGGGCCATCGGGTTCCTCGCGCAGGCATCGTCCGCCGGGTTCTCCGCGGCCCTGCTGGACGAGGCACTCGCCCGCGCGTCCGGGGAGCGCCTGGCGGACGTCCTGGCGCGCTACCCGGTGGTCGTCTTCGACCTCGACGGTGTGCTCGTCGACTCGAACGAGCTGAAGGTCGAGTGTGTCCGCGCCGCGTTCGCCGGCTTCCCGGGCAACCTGGTCGAACGGTTCACGGACGAGTTCCGGCGCACGTTCGGCCGGTCACGGCGGGAGCACTTCGTCGCCTTTCACCGCATGAGCGTGGAACACGGCCTCGCGTCCCCGGACTTCGAGGCGTTCTACGACCAGCACGCGGGGGCGTACGCAGACCAGCTGGCCCGCCGCTATCCCGAGGCGCCGCTGTGCGCGCACGCCGCGGAGACCGTACAGGGCCTGGCCGCCCGGGACATCCCGCTCTACGTCGCGACGGGCACGCTCGGGGACGAGGCGGTCAAGGTGCTCGACGCGGGCGGACTGCTCGGCGCCTTCCGCGCCGTACTCGGCGGAGAAGAGCCCAAGTCCCGCCGCCTCGCGGAGATTCTGCGGCAGGCCGGTGCCGACGCGCGGGACGTGGTGCTGGTCGGCGACTCGCGGCAGGACGTCCTTGCCGCGGACGAGCTGGGCATCGACTTCCTGCTCGTGACCCGCTACGGGTTCTTCCCGCCCGATCAGGTCCTGCGCGACCGTCCGGGACGCCCGGCCCGGATCGTCACCGATCTGCGCCCGAACGCTCCGGTCAGGGTGCTGACCGGGCTGGACGGCTGA
- a CDS encoding dihydrodipicolinate synthase family protein, whose product MTHDIKGVLPVVLMPYTEDGARVDEDDFLAQTEHMFDVGCDGFVVGQVSEVLRLTHEERLRVAELSAKAARGRGVSIMSTGAETPNAAVEYSRHAQEAGVDALLVMHPATIPLDDAGMVAYYSKVIEAVDIPVIVHHAKSLAKQPLSIAAQVQLLEEYGEERVLFKPEAQPTPPRVSQLRDATGGRARIFEGDGGMMLLDCHRRGLTGTIPATEIAEIVIALWNLLEQGRRAEAERIGHPLSYLMCHMMNSTDYYLSIAKRFLKERGIVKSTHVRGPSRHVLDDETWTEVHHTYQNLLSLAKEFNR is encoded by the coding sequence ATGACCCATGACATCAAGGGGGTTCTCCCTGTCGTCCTCATGCCCTACACGGAGGACGGCGCCAGGGTCGATGAGGACGACTTCCTCGCTCAGACGGAGCACATGTTCGACGTCGGCTGTGACGGCTTCGTCGTGGGCCAGGTCTCGGAGGTGCTGCGCCTGACCCACGAGGAGCGGCTGCGGGTCGCCGAGCTGTCGGCCAAGGCGGCCCGGGGTCGCGGCGTGTCCATCATGAGCACGGGGGCCGAGACCCCGAACGCCGCGGTGGAGTACTCGCGCCACGCGCAGGAGGCCGGCGTCGACGCCCTTCTTGTCATGCACCCGGCGACGATTCCGCTGGACGACGCGGGCATGGTCGCTTACTACAGCAAGGTCATCGAGGCCGTCGACATCCCCGTCATCGTCCACCACGCCAAGAGCCTGGCGAAGCAGCCGCTGAGCATCGCCGCCCAGGTGCAGCTGCTGGAGGAGTACGGCGAGGAGCGGGTCCTCTTCAAGCCGGAGGCGCAGCCCACCCCGCCGCGCGTCAGCCAGTTGCGCGACGCGACCGGAGGCCGGGCCCGTATTTTCGAGGGCGACGGCGGAATGATGCTGCTCGACTGCCACCGGCGAGGCCTGACGGGCACCATTCCCGCCACCGAGATCGCCGAAATCGTCATAGCCCTCTGGAATTTGCTCGAACAGGGCAGGCGTGCGGAGGCGGAGCGGATCGGCCACCCCCTCTCGTACCTGATGTGCCACATGATGAACAGCACCGATTACTACCTGTCCATCGCGAAGCGCTTCCTCAAGGAGCGCGGAATCGTCAAGAGCACGCATGTGCGCGGGCCGAGCCGGCATGTGCTCGACGACGAGACGTGGACCGAAGTGCACCACACCTACCAGAACCTGCTTTCTCTCGCCAAGGAGTTCAATCGATGA
- the asnB gene encoding asparagine synthase (glutamine-hydrolyzing), producing the protein MCGIAGWYSPVRDLALERATAEAMTDTMALRGPDAGGVWLRPRVALGHRRLAVIDLEGGVQPMAVDADGGEVALTYSGELYNFRELRSELRRRGHEFGTASDTEVVLRSYLEWGDAFVEQLNGIYAFAIWDGRTQRLLLVRDRLGVKPLYHYRLGDDVLFGSEPKAILAHPEVSRTVDLAGLREAFSWIRTPGHAVWRGMAEVRPGTVITVDRNGLREHTYWQLEAAAHEDDTDTTVERVHELLSDIIRRQLVTDVPRCTLLSGGLDSSVITAFAQRELGTSERIRSFSVDFVQHGERFTADRFRDSPDAPFAREVAERSGTLHTNVVLDAIRMADPQVRRAVVGARDLPTGFGDADNSLYLLFQEIRKSSTVALSGESADEVFGGYKWMHDPRAQRAENFPWVDHTHVTSPHTGVEVFTPELRASLDLTEYIRQGYADAVAQAPRLAGESGTDARMRTQMHLHLTRYMRILLDRKDRLSMAAGLEVRVPFCDHRLVSYVFNTPWSLKTFDGAEKSLLRAAARDELPRSVVERRKAPYPSTQDPAYTGELLRQASDVLADGNHPVQELTDRRVLKEVLNQRAQDVSPALRTGLERWLDMATWLDVHRPALQLA; encoded by the coding sequence ATGTGTGGAATAGCAGGCTGGTACTCGCCCGTCCGTGACCTTGCCCTCGAGCGCGCGACGGCCGAGGCCATGACCGACACGATGGCTCTGCGCGGGCCCGACGCCGGGGGCGTGTGGCTGCGCCCCCGGGTGGCACTCGGGCACCGCAGGCTCGCCGTCATCGACCTCGAGGGCGGAGTCCAGCCCATGGCCGTGGACGCCGACGGCGGGGAGGTGGCGCTCACCTACAGCGGAGAGCTGTACAACTTCCGCGAACTGCGCTCCGAGTTGCGCCGACGCGGCCACGAGTTCGGCACGGCCAGTGACACCGAGGTCGTTCTGCGCTCCTACCTCGAGTGGGGCGACGCCTTCGTCGAACAGCTCAATGGCATCTACGCGTTCGCGATCTGGGACGGGCGTACCCAGCGGCTGCTGCTGGTCCGCGACCGGCTCGGCGTCAAGCCGCTCTACCACTACCGCCTCGGCGACGACGTCCTGTTCGGCTCGGAGCCCAAGGCGATCCTTGCCCACCCCGAGGTATCGCGCACCGTCGACCTGGCGGGCCTGCGCGAGGCGTTCTCCTGGATCCGCACCCCGGGGCACGCGGTGTGGCGGGGGATGGCCGAGGTCCGCCCCGGCACCGTGATCACCGTGGACCGGAACGGTCTGCGCGAGCACACCTACTGGCAGCTGGAAGCGGCGGCGCACGAGGACGACACGGACACCACGGTCGAGCGGGTCCACGAACTGCTGTCGGACATCATCCGGCGCCAGCTCGTGACCGACGTGCCGCGCTGCACCCTGCTGTCGGGCGGCCTCGACTCCAGTGTCATCACCGCCTTCGCGCAGCGTGAGCTGGGCACGTCCGAGCGGATCCGCAGCTTCTCCGTGGACTTCGTGCAGCACGGCGAGCGGTTCACGGCCGACCGGTTCCGGGACTCGCCGGACGCCCCCTTCGCCCGTGAGGTCGCCGAACGGTCCGGCACACTCCATACGAACGTCGTCCTGGACGCGATACGGATGGCGGATCCGCAGGTGCGCCGGGCGGTCGTCGGCGCGCGCGACCTGCCGACCGGCTTCGGGGACGCCGACAACTCGCTCTACCTGCTGTTCCAGGAGATCAGGAAGAGTTCCACCGTGGCCCTGTCCGGGGAGTCGGCGGACGAGGTCTTCGGCGGCTACAAGTGGATGCACGACCCGAGGGCACAGCGCGCGGAGAACTTCCCCTGGGTCGACCACACCCATGTCACCAGCCCGCACACCGGGGTCGAGGTCTTCACCCCCGAGCTGCGCGCCTCCCTGGACCTGACCGAGTACATCCGGCAGGGCTACGCGGACGCGGTGGCACAGGCGCCGCGCCTTGCGGGGGAGAGCGGAACCGACGCCCGGATGCGGACGCAGATGCATCTGCACCTCACCCGGTACATGCGCATTCTCCTCGACCGCAAGGACCGGCTCAGCATGGCCGCCGGGCTCGAGGTCCGTGTGCCGTTCTGCGATCACCGTCTGGTGTCCTACGTCTTCAACACGCCCTGGTCCCTCAAGACCTTCGACGGCGCGGAGAAGAGCCTGCTGCGCGCGGCCGCCCGGGACGAGCTGCCGCGCTCGGTGGTGGAGCGCAGAAAGGCTCCCTACCCCTCGACGCAGGACCCGGCGTACACCGGCGAACTGCTGCGGCAGGCCTCCGACGTGCTGGCCGACGGCAACCATCCGGTCCAGGAGCTGACCGACCGCCGGGTGCTGAAAGAGGTCCTGAACCAGCGTGCGCAGGACGTGTCCCCGGCGCTCAGGACAGGGCTCGAGCGCTGGCTCGACATGGCGACCTGGCTCGACGTCCACCGGCCCGCGCTGCAGCTCGCCTGA
- a CDS encoding cupin domain-containing protein has protein sequence MTLLRVTPEADPTRTLLRTRDDRQIAEIPAPLGACFGNREVGRVDRDASDAALVAAYSAEIEAFDSDGRDRRAETVTVRLDETNQEWVEDVQDSRRTYFNEHTHSEDEIWFFADGGACFYIRAEGKVHILVATDGNLLSLPAGTRHWFDMGLRPDFRAVRLYLTSEGFDGEFTADKIADGFPHVEDVVREDARAV, from the coding sequence ATGACACTGCTCCGTGTCACGCCCGAGGCGGACCCCACGCGGACGCTGCTCCGCACCCGGGACGACCGGCAGATCGCCGAGATCCCCGCTCCGCTGGGCGCGTGCTTCGGGAACCGGGAGGTCGGCCGGGTCGACCGGGACGCCTCCGACGCGGCGTTGGTCGCGGCCTACAGCGCGGAGATCGAGGCGTTCGACTCCGACGGGCGCGACCGCAGGGCCGAGACCGTCACGGTCCGCCTCGACGAGACCAACCAGGAGTGGGTCGAGGACGTGCAGGACTCGCGCCGCACGTACTTCAACGAGCACACCCACAGCGAGGACGAGATCTGGTTCTTCGCCGACGGCGGGGCCTGCTTCTACATCCGGGCGGAGGGCAAGGTCCACATCCTGGTGGCCACGGACGGCAACCTGCTGTCCCTGCCGGCCGGCACACGCCACTGGTTCGACATGGGGCTGCGCCCCGACTTCCGCGCCGTACGTCTCTACCTCACCTCGGAAGGGTTCGACGGAGAGTTCACCGCAGACAAGATCGCGGACGGTTTTCCCCACGTGGAGGACGTCGTGCGCGAGGACGCCCGTGCGGTGTGA
- a CDS encoding SpoIIE family protein phosphatase: MPLTAVAGGLLALLIGLAFTMLLWSIIGLGESAAADRRTETALAQARTVEGLVVDLETGQRGFVITGEKQFLEPWQTARTTFSGQAQELVRLSTTPGQRTLAQQIRQAGESLIHDYSIPLVAAAGRGDARARGVQSTLEGKRRVDALRKQFDRYDSTQETLIAARESAANSDAREAVVAASIGLTGSMLLIATFAGYVIRAVVWPVRKAAGVASRLADSDLSVRMPETGRGEIGQLGTAFNTMACSLAESREQTRRTHLRLELLYEVGIVIGTTLDAKQTAQELVRMLVPRFADFVTVDLALPALLIDEPLADHGAWARRVALGGVRDDPPLDPVGSQITLATASATFVPDLRTSSVWQAQHGQEARTLLDYGMHSLITAPLYSRRTLVGAVGLWRAENPSPFAEDELSDAEEIAAKAAVAIDNALSYAREHDTALTLQRSMLPRSFNPPDGIEIAHRYLPASDANEVGGDWYDVAAMPPDKAALAIGDVMGHGIPAAAVMGQMRSTLRALVRMDLPPDQLLHHLDQAIQDLDGPILATCLYGVCDAAANRCRLARAGHPPPALITPDGTAHLIDLPPGAPLGIGGISYTTTEIPIAPGTVLVLYTDGLVEAREHDLDERLEELTHLLAGIHPSLDELADTLINRLAPTPAQDDIALLIVRIGTAIP; this comes from the coding sequence GTGCCCCTTACTGCCGTCGCTGGTGGGCTGCTCGCCCTGCTGATCGGGCTTGCCTTCACGATGCTGCTCTGGTCGATCATCGGGCTCGGCGAGTCGGCGGCTGCCGACCGCCGCACAGAGACGGCGCTCGCCCAGGCGAGGACGGTCGAGGGACTCGTCGTCGACCTGGAGACAGGCCAGCGCGGCTTCGTCATCACCGGGGAGAAGCAGTTCCTCGAACCATGGCAGACCGCACGGACCACGTTCTCCGGCCAGGCACAGGAACTGGTGCGCCTCAGCACCACCCCCGGCCAGAGGACACTGGCCCAGCAGATCAGGCAGGCCGGCGAGTCCCTCATCCACGACTACTCGATTCCGCTGGTCGCGGCTGCGGGCCGTGGGGATGCCCGGGCACGCGGCGTGCAGTCGACGCTGGAAGGCAAGCGGCGCGTCGACGCGCTCAGGAAGCAGTTCGACCGGTACGACTCGACCCAGGAAACCCTGATCGCGGCGCGTGAAAGCGCGGCCAATTCTGACGCCCGGGAAGCGGTCGTGGCGGCGTCGATCGGCCTCACCGGCTCCATGCTCCTCATCGCGACCTTCGCCGGGTACGTGATCCGGGCCGTTGTCTGGCCGGTCCGCAAGGCGGCCGGCGTGGCGTCCCGGCTCGCCGACAGCGACCTCTCCGTGCGGATGCCCGAAACCGGCAGGGGCGAGATCGGGCAGCTCGGGACGGCGTTCAACACCATGGCCTGCTCGCTTGCGGAGAGCCGTGAGCAGACACGTCGAACCCACCTGCGTCTGGAACTGTTGTACGAAGTCGGCATTGTCATCGGCACGACTCTCGACGCGAAGCAGACCGCACAGGAACTGGTACGCATGCTGGTCCCACGCTTCGCCGACTTCGTCACCGTCGATCTTGCCTTGCCCGCCCTGCTCATCGACGAGCCGCTCGCCGACCACGGCGCATGGGCTCGCCGCGTCGCACTGGGCGGTGTCCGCGATGACCCCCCGCTCGACCCTGTGGGCTCACAGATCACTCTCGCGACCGCGAGCGCGACCTTCGTACCCGACCTTCGCACCTCCTCCGTATGGCAGGCCCAACACGGCCAAGAGGCCCGCACGCTGCTGGACTACGGCATGCACTCGCTGATCACCGCCCCGCTGTACTCACGGCGCACGCTTGTGGGTGCGGTCGGCCTCTGGCGAGCGGAGAACCCCAGCCCGTTCGCGGAGGACGAGCTGTCCGATGCCGAGGAAATCGCGGCCAAGGCCGCCGTGGCGATCGACAACGCCCTCAGCTACGCCCGCGAGCACGACACAGCTCTGACACTGCAGCGAAGCATGCTGCCCCGCAGCTTCAACCCGCCCGACGGCATCGAGATCGCCCACCGCTACCTGCCCGCCTCCGACGCCAACGAGGTGGGCGGCGACTGGTACGACGTGGCCGCCATGCCCCCCGACAAGGCCGCCCTGGCCATCGGCGACGTCATGGGGCACGGCATCCCCGCAGCCGCCGTCATGGGGCAGATGCGCAGCACACTCCGCGCCCTGGTCCGCATGGACCTGCCCCCCGACCAGCTGCTGCACCACCTTGACCAGGCAATCCAGGACCTCGACGGCCCGATCCTGGCCACATGCCTCTACGGCGTCTGTGACGCCGCGGCCAACCGCTGCCGGCTCGCCCGGGCCGGACACCCCCCACCTGCCCTGATCACCCCCGACGGCACGGCCCACCTCATCGACCTGCCCCCTGGCGCACCACTCGGCATCGGTGGCATCTCCTACACGACCACCGAGATCCCCATCGCTCCCGGGACCGTGCTCGTCCTCTACACCGACGGGCTCGTCGAAGCCCGAGAGCACGACCTCGATGAGCGCCTGGAGGAGCTGACCCACCTCCTCGCCGGTATCCATCCGTCCCTCGACGAGCTGGCCGACACCCTCATCAACCGCCTCGCCCCGACCCCCGCACAGGACGACATCGCCCTCCTCATCGTCCGCATCGGCACCGCGATCCCCTGA
- a CDS encoding L-rhamnose mutarotase has product MKNHAFTIRLKDDAAAEKYIALHREAIPEIVAPGGALDTIGVRKLQIFFIEPLTLFMYVEAEDHFDPTRDFLRANDLHPAVQEWDDMMHADGGLLVRHENHDAKLNWAEMQRIHHVDFTNTLPDLDGK; this is encoded by the coding sequence ATGAAGAACCACGCCTTCACCATCCGGCTCAAGGACGACGCCGCCGCCGAGAAGTACATCGCGCTGCACCGTGAGGCCATTCCGGAGATTGTCGCCCCGGGCGGTGCGCTCGACACCATCGGCGTCCGCAAGCTCCAGATCTTCTTCATCGAGCCGTTGACGCTTTTCATGTACGTCGAGGCCGAGGACCACTTCGATCCCACGCGCGACTTCCTGCGCGCCAATGACCTGCACCCGGCCGTGCAGGAATGGGACGACATGATGCACGCCGACGGCGGTCTTCTCGTCCGGCACGAGAACCACGACGCCAAGCTGAACTGGGCCGAAATGCAGCGCATTCACCATGTGGACTTCACCAACACGCTGCCCGACCTCGACGGGAAGTGA
- a CDS encoding LacI family DNA-binding transcriptional regulator — MTGEGRSVTLQGIAERLGLHVSTVSRVLNGPADERGRAASGETARRIREVAEELGYRPNPHATSLRTRRSNLVGVLFPRLSEIVVATVYEGIEEEATERGLSTFVTNTHDDPAVQRERIAMVLGRRVDGLIIGDAHLDGAALAYPALERTPFVLVNRRSAADHPAVTCDDYLGGRLVAEHFLALGHREVAVIAGEPFASTGTDRTAGFTDRYRQAGLPLPAHRVHHCPFDTTGGRRAALALLSRPDRPTAVFAVNDLAAIGAMGAARDLGLRLGQDLALAGFNDTPLAAELPVPLTSVRSPMAELGRIAVRQLLLRIAGEKAASQRLHPELVARASTGSALGPPLR, encoded by the coding sequence ATGACGGGCGAGGGGCGTTCGGTGACGCTGCAGGGGATCGCCGAGCGGTTGGGGTTGCATGTCTCGACCGTCTCGCGGGTGCTCAACGGCCCGGCAGACGAGCGGGGCCGGGCGGCGTCGGGCGAGACGGCGCGCCGGATCCGGGAGGTGGCCGAGGAGTTGGGCTACCGTCCCAACCCGCACGCCACCAGCCTGCGCACCCGGCGCAGCAACCTCGTCGGAGTGCTCTTCCCGCGGCTGTCGGAGATCGTGGTCGCCACCGTCTACGAAGGCATCGAGGAGGAGGCGACCGAGCGGGGGCTGTCCACCTTCGTCACCAACACCCATGACGATCCGGCGGTACAGCGTGAGCGGATCGCGATGGTGCTCGGCCGCCGGGTGGACGGGCTGATCATCGGCGACGCGCATCTGGACGGCGCGGCGCTCGCCTACCCAGCACTGGAGCGGACCCCGTTCGTCCTCGTCAACCGCCGCAGCGCAGCCGACCACCCGGCGGTGACCTGTGACGACTACCTGGGCGGGCGGCTGGTGGCCGAGCACTTCCTGGCCCTGGGCCACCGGGAGGTCGCGGTCATCGCCGGGGAGCCGTTCGCCAGCACCGGCACGGACCGCACCGCCGGTTTCACCGACCGTTACCGCCAGGCAGGCCTCCCCCTGCCCGCCCACCGGGTCCACCACTGCCCCTTCGACACCACCGGCGGACGCCGGGCAGCCCTGGCCCTGCTCAGCCGCCCGGACCGGCCCACTGCTGTCTTCGCCGTCAACGATCTCGCCGCGATCGGCGCGATGGGCGCGGCCCGCGACCTCGGCCTGCGCCTCGGACAGGACCTGGCCCTGGCGGGTTTCAACGACACCCCGCTCGCCGCCGAACTACCCGTCCCCCTCACCAGCGTCCGCTCGCCCATGGCGGAACTCGGCAGGATCGCCGTACGCCAGCTCCTGCTCCGCATCGCCGGCGAGAAGGCCGCCTCGCAGCGGCTGCACCCCGAACTGGTGGCCCGCGCATCCACCGGCTCCGCGCTCGGACCGCCCCTACGCTGA
- a CDS encoding NAD(P)/FAD-dependent oxidoreductase — MYLGLGEPEVLDAVIVGGGIMGAALFHELAGRNRKVLLVEQDRIGLGTTAWSGGIVRCYHDDPVLVDRSILGLSFYREFSRRTGIHVAFNRTGFLYIPHPSRLEHARMLTDRIAQSAPAEWLSGADAERRFGHVLSSSVEGAVWEPQAGYLDALETTRALVRAGVRKGGRVLEGVRVDGLTRTGGRVRGVRGTAGEIPADAVVLAAGAHTPRLLDSWGVRHDLWAQAIQVELRSPNGSVADHPAYMDDVYDVNGRPDPDSAGMLLGHPTGYRIEGPVGRTVVDPDQSRLALKAGARRFGWVGGSASLGGFRAAECYAPKGRARVAWVPGEAGLMLVTGFNGGGFKMAPWAAEEAARLLGDR; from the coding sequence GTGTATTTGGGCCTGGGCGAGCCTGAAGTTCTGGACGCTGTCATAGTCGGTGGTGGCATCATGGGTGCGGCCTTATTTCATGAACTCGCAGGTCGCAACCGAAAAGTACTGTTGGTCGAGCAGGACCGCATCGGGCTCGGCACCACCGCCTGGAGCGGCGGCATTGTGCGCTGTTATCACGACGACCCTGTCCTTGTCGATCGTTCGATTCTGGGCCTGTCTTTCTACCGTGAATTCTCCCGGCGCACCGGAATTCATGTAGCGTTTAATCGGACAGGATTTCTCTATATTCCGCATCCGAGCAGGCTCGAACACGCCCGGATGCTGACGGACCGTATCGCGCAGTCCGCTCCGGCCGAGTGGCTTTCGGGTGCCGACGCGGAGCGCAGGTTCGGCCATGTGCTGAGCAGTTCGGTCGAGGGCGCGGTCTGGGAGCCGCAAGCCGGTTATCTCGATGCCCTGGAGACGACGCGTGCGCTCGTCCGGGCCGGCGTCCGCAAGGGGGGCCGGGTACTGGAAGGCGTCCGGGTGGACGGCCTGACCCGCACGGGAGGGCGGGTTCGAGGGGTGCGCGGTACCGCGGGCGAGATACCGGCCGACGCGGTCGTCCTCGCCGCCGGCGCCCATACGCCGCGGCTGCTCGACTCCTGGGGCGTCCGGCACGACCTGTGGGCACAGGCGATCCAGGTCGAGTTGCGCAGCCCCAACGGTTCCGTCGCGGATCATCCCGCGTACATGGACGACGTGTACGACGTCAACGGCAGGCCGGACCCGGACTCCGCCGGGATGCTGCTCGGCCATCCCACGGGGTATCGCATCGAAGGGCCGGTGGGACGCACCGTCGTGGACCCCGACCAGTCCCGGCTCGCCCTCAAGGCAGGGGCGCGGCGCTTCGGATGGGTCGGGGGGAGTGCGTCACTCGGAGGCTTCAGGGCCGCCGAGTGCTATGCCCCGAAGGGACGCGCGCGAGTGGCGTGGGTCCCCGGGGAGGCCGGGCTGATGCTCGTCACCGGCTTCAACGGCGGCGGCTTCAAGATGGCCCCGTGGGCCGCCGAGGAAGCGGCCCGGCTCCTCGGCGACCGCTGA